The DNA segment TCCCCGATCCCCCCAGTTATTCCGCCGTGCGGGCTCTGTTGGCCGTCCTGGTCGACAAGAAAATGGTGACATACCGGAAGGAGGGACGCGCCTACATTTACCGGCCGACCGTCAATCCCGATGCGGCTCGTGAGTCGGCGCTAAAGCATGTCGTACAGACGTTTTTTGACGGGTCAGTCGCAGGCGCGGTGTCATCACTGGTGGATCTGTCAGGAAACCGGCTGAGTGACGAAGACCTGGATCGGCTCGAGCGGTTGGTGAAGGAATCGCGAAGCAGGAGGAAGCGCCCATGAACGCCCTGTCTGGTGATCCGCAGATCGCGCACCAGTTGTTCATCGCGTTGTCGGTGTATGCGCTCAAGGCGAGTATCATGACGGCTCTGGCGCTGGTGACTGTTGTCCTGATGTCGAAATCGAGCGCACTCGCGCGCTCCCTTGTTCTGAAGCTGGCAATCGGCGCCGTCATGGTCATGCCGCTCGCCGCCCTGATCGTGCCGGGATGGTACGTGGCTCTTCCGGATTCTCTGGCGTCTGTGTGGCCCGGTGGATATGCGGGGCAGGTGGGATCCGGTCTGGAGACCGCTGTCGATGGCGAGACGACAGGCGCGTGGAGCGGCTGGCCGGTTTGCGGTCTTCTCGTGTGGCTGTCGGGGGCAGCATACCTCGCGGTCCGGATGGCTGCCGGCCGAATCGTGGTTCTGCGCTTGCGTCGGCGCGCGCTGCCTTTCGCCGATACCGAGAGCCGGGCGCTCGCGGTAGCGGCCGCCGGGATTCCATCACAGGTAATCGTCTTGATCGGCCCGGCGGTTGTGCCGTTTGTATCGGGATTGACCCGGCCATTCATCATGCTGCCTGAAAACTCGCGTCAGTGGACAACGGAAAAACTCAGAATCGTACTGCAACACGAATACGCTCACATCCGGCAGGGCGACAGCGTCTGGATGATTCTTGCCGGGCTGTTTCGCGCCTTGCACTGGTTCAATCCGCTTGCTCATATCACGTACGGTCGACTGGTGAGCGAAACCGAAAAATCATGCGACGATGCCGTCCTGGCGCTCGGCACAAGCCCGGATTCGTACGCGTCGTACCTCATTGAATTCATGCGCACTATCAGAGTTGCAGGCCGTGCGATTACGGCCGGCGTACCGATGGCACGCACATCATATATGGAGGGAAGACTGATGTCTATTCTCAGAGAGCAACGCCGGTCGACGAAACTCCGCAACATCGCCGTCACGCTGACTGTGTTGATTTTCGCACTATTGCTGCTGCCCTTGTCCGGCTGGCAGGTGCTGGCCGGCGAGAAAACCGAGGCGCCGGCGAAGAAACCCGCCGCGCAGCCGGTGAACGAGAAGTTACCGGCTCCCGATGAATTCGTCGAGGTGACGACCATGCCGGAAATGACCTCTGCGATCACACCTGTCTATCCTGCAGAAGCGAAGAATCAGGGGATCGAGGGCAAAGTCTGGGTGATGATCCTGGTTGACAGTACCGGAGCAGTCCGCGAGACACGGGTAAAAAAGAGTTCGGGAAACAACGCCCTCGATGACGCCGCGCTCGCTGCGGCCAAAACCGCGACCTTCATACCGGCCACGGCCGACGGTAAGCCGGTGGGCGTCTGGGTAGCGTTCAGTATTGAGTTTGTACTGGGTGATGCGGAAAAGAAATAAAACCGAATGTTACCATTCGATTTGCCGGGCCGCCGAGTTAACTCCGCGGCCCGTTTTTTTGTCCGGCCAGCCGGTGAATAACAATCTCCCACCCGGGACGAGCACACTACCCGCCTGATTACTCGGGTCGCGATTCCCCGGCAGCTTCGACCCACCGTGCAGCCAGCGTTGCAGCGTCGGCCGAAGTCAACCCCGATTCCGCTAATGTCTGCCACGTGAAGAAATCCAGGACTACGCGTAGGCAAGCTCGAATTTCTTTCTCCGTCGTGTGCCGACCGTCAGCCGCCGAAATGTTGTCCTCAACGAGCTCCGACAAATGCGACTCTACAGTCTGTTTCGCTGGAGCACTAAATCCGTCAGCAAGGATGTCAACAATCCCCTCGAGCTGTGGCACCCACTTCATGCGCCGGATTTCGTCCATCGCCGGAACGACCGCCGCATCGCGAAGAACCTTTCCCAGCATGTCCCGACTCCGATCGTAATACTCATACATATCCTGAAGTGCGCACCGCGTCCGAATTCCCGGATTCTGAATCTGCAACCAGGCGGTCTGATCCGGAGGCGGATTCTCTGCGAACCAGTGCGCGCTGCAGGCATCGATAAGCTCCAGCTCGGTCGGGAAGTGATTGTATACGGTGGCCCGCTGGACACCGGCATGCTTCGCAATGGCGTTGATCGTTGTCCGCGCCGGCCCGACTGTCTCGTGCAAATGAACTGCTGCCTTTGTGATGCGCTTGCGGATATCTTCCCACCGACGAGCCCTGGCCTTCAATGTGTATGGCCGCTTCCGAGCCCCTGTGCCATTCGAGCTATTTTCGTTAGACATAGTGTACATTAATTGAAACCGATAGCCGGTTGTTTCGTTTAACTCTATAAATAAGTATACGCTGTGTATAATGAAATGTAACGAAAAAGTCAAGAGGATTCAGACAACACACTCGATAGCAACATGTTAGCAAAGGAGATTCCATGCCACCGACCATCATCAAATCAGCTGACGGCGACTCCTTCGATTTTGGAGGCCTTGGGGTACACTGGAAAATTGAAGGCGCCCCCGCCGAGAAACGGTTCGCCGTCGTTCACCACCCCATCGCACCACGGGCCCTGGCCGCACCATTGCACCGTCACGAGAACGAAGATGAGTATTCATTTGTGATCAAAGGTCGGTTGGGGGCGCTCCTGGGCGATGATGTCGTCGTGGCCGATACCGGCGACTGGGTGTTCAAACCGCGTCACCAGTGGCATACGTTTTGGAATCCCGGTGACGAGCCGTGCGAGATAATCGAGATTATTTCTCCATCCGGATTCGAGAACTACTTTCGCGAGGTTGCAAACGCCTGGGGAGATATAGAGGCCTTTGCACGAATCAATGACAAGTACCGGCTCGGAATGAAATTCGAGAGCGTCCCGGAGCTATGCCAACGCTTTGGGCTCACATTTCCGGAGCTGCAGCCGGCAACCTGACATTCGCGGCACAATCCAGTGGCCCACCCCGGGTGGGCCGCTGACTTCTCCTCTAATACGGCGTCCCCTCCAGGGCCGGTGTCGGCATCATTGACTCTTCGGAGCTATTCGCTGCCCCGCTGCTCCGATCTCTGTCCCCGGCTTCTTCGACTCTACGTAATCCACACGCTTTGGGCGAACTGAATCGGATGGAAGCATCCACAACGGAGCTGCCAGCCTCATGCTGCCGGTCGCTATACATAACGGTAGTGCTTGCATTGCAATGCCTTAACGATGCTTTTATCAATCCAGCCCCTGGAACGACTCATTAATGACTTAATTTATTTAATCTGTTTATTCATTTTCATAACTTTATTACGCAACATTTGTCATTTTATTCGTATACTGCTATCAGAAAGACCAACACGGAGACCATATGAAAAGAGACTGGGCATATCTGACCTCAATGACCGGCGGAAAGTCAATCACGATCCGGCGGGTCGCAATCGACGGCGAGGATATCGCTATCGATGGAGAGTTTGAACTGCCGCCATTGGCCCGGCTCAAAGCCGAAGACCAGGTGTTCGTAGCCGTGTTCGTGAAAAGCCACGGTTCAATCAAGCAAATGGAAAAACAGTTCGGAATCAGTTACCCGACCGTCAAAAGTCGGCTTAACCGGATCGCCGAGCAGCTTGACTTTGTCGACGTGGAAACGGTGGCGGAGCCCCAAAACGAGATACTCGACCGACTCGACCGCGGCGAGATCTCGGTAGAGGAAGCGCTGAACGCATTGGGGAAGAGAGGAGAAAATGGCTAGCACCGTCATGACTGTGCTGGACCAGGTGGCCGGCGGACTGCTGGCCGTGGACGAGGCCGAGCGGATGATCCGCTCAATACTGGCATCAAAATCCCCGGTCCGGTATCGCGAAACACCGGCTTTTGTCGAGCCGATCATACCGAGCTGGCTCAGCAGCGAAACATCGCAGGTTTTCAGGTAGTCGAACGACACACATATGAAGTAAGGAGATAGAAGATGAGTGCAGAACGAAAGAAAATCCTGGACATGCTGGCTGAAGGCAAGATCACGGCCGATGAGGCCGACCGCCTGCTGGCAGCGCTTGATCCAAAAGAGCCACGTCCGGTCACCAGCGCCACCGCAAGCGAGACGCCCCGCAGCAAACCGAAGTATCTTCGCGTACAGGTGGCGGGCGGTCCGGATACCCACCGTCGACACAAAAATGTAGACATCAAGATTCCGCTGGTGCTGCTCAAGGCAGGTGTCAAACTGGGTTCTCTGATGCCGGGGGAGTCGAAAGCGAAGTTAGTGTCGAGCCTCTCGGAAAAGGGAATCGTTCTCGACTTGAACGATCTCAACGGAGAGAAGCTCGATACCTTGATAGCGGCGCTGACGGAGACGTCGATCGATATCGACGCCGACGACGAAAAAGTGACGATCTGCTGCGAGTGACGAGTGCAATCACCGCGGCAGGTCCGGATCGGACGAAAGGGCCCTCGTCCGAACTCCTGCCTTCACTTACTTTACCAGCAGCATCTTGCGAGACTGCGTCTCGTGTGCCGTCACCAGTCTGTAGAAATATACGCCGCCGGCAACCGGGCGACCCTGGTCGTCCGTGCCATCCCACACCGTGCGATAATTCCCCGCCGGGTAAATACCATCAAGTACAACCCTGACCGACTGGCCCAGCACGTTGTATACCGCAAGCCGCACCGGCGACGCCTCACGAAGCGAAAACGAAATCGTGGTCGCGGGGTTGAACGGATTGGGATAATTCTGTTCGAGTCGCACGCCGGTTGGCAATTCGCCTCCGGGGCTGCCCCCGACATCGGTGGGTGAAAGCGGAAGACACCACAAACCCTCGAGGCGAGCCGCATAAAGCCGATCCCCAAAGGCCGCGAGATCGTAGCAGTAGACGAGCTGGTGATCGAACAGCGACCAGGAATCATCGGTGCGTTCGAAGATGTACGCGCCCCGCGACGCATGCATCAAAAGGACAAATGTCCGGCCGGCCGCCGACACGACAGCCCCGTCGCCGGCGGCGCTGAACGGCGTGGCATAGTGCTCCCAGCTCGCCCCGGTGTCGACGCTGGTGTAGATGCCGTTCGATGCCGCGCCGATCAGGTCGAAGCCGGTGCCCTCAATTGCATGCATCGCCAGCCCCGTGGGGATGAAATCGCCAAAGGGCACTTCCTGCCAGGTCGACTCTCCCGGAGCGTTGATGTAGACATTCGCGTTTTGACCCGAGCCGCAGAAGAGCCAGCCGGACCACTCGTGCAATGTCTGAACATCCCAGCCGGCCAGCGAAGGCATCCCGGTGCGGTAGGTCGCCCATTGGAAGGGTCCGTTGAGGTTCATTACGAATACTCCGGCGCCGGACGTCCCCGCATACAAACTGTCATGCCGCACGGCTAGTGCGGTGACCGTCATTGCCCCGACTCCCGATAGACCGGTGGTTCGCGGAGTCCAGTCGAGGCCGAGGTTGGAGGTCTCAAAAACGCCGGACCCGTACGTTCCGACAAACAGGCGATCGCCCTTTTTGATCAGACTCGACGGCGGCGTGTCTGACGGAATAGGCGAAGACTGCTGCCAGTTCGGATTGTCGTGCGACCTGTAGTGCACCGAAGAGTCGATCAGGGCATAGAGAGTGTCTGCATCGACCAAAAGGGCGAATACCTCGCCGTCGGGCAGTTCGTCGACCGGAAGCCAAGTTTGCTGGGCCCGGACGGCAGCCCCGTGGAAGAAAACGGCACACGAAAGAGACACTACCGATATCAGCGACCAAAAAGCAG comes from the Candidatus Zixiibacteriota bacterium genome and includes:
- a CDS encoding BlaI/MecI/CopY family transcriptional regulator; amino-acid sequence: MKEGALNQLSRRERQIMDALFRDGESTVAAVRASIPDPPSYSAVRALLAVLVDKKMVTYRKEGRAYIYRPTVNPDAARESALKHVVQTFFDGSVAGAVSSLVDLSGNRLSDEDLDRLERLVKESRSRRKRP
- a CDS encoding TonB family protein — protein: MNALSGDPQIAHQLFIALSVYALKASIMTALALVTVVLMSKSSALARSLVLKLAIGAVMVMPLAALIVPGWYVALPDSLASVWPGGYAGQVGSGLETAVDGETTGAWSGWPVCGLLVWLSGAAYLAVRMAAGRIVVLRLRRRALPFADTESRALAVAAAGIPSQVIVLIGPAVVPFVSGLTRPFIMLPENSRQWTTEKLRIVLQHEYAHIRQGDSVWMILAGLFRALHWFNPLAHITYGRLVSETEKSCDDAVLALGTSPDSYASYLIEFMRTIRVAGRAITAGVPMARTSYMEGRLMSILREQRRSTKLRNIAVTLTVLIFALLLLPLSGWQVLAGEKTEAPAKKPAAQPVNEKLPAPDEFVEVTTMPEMTSAITPVYPAEAKNQGIEGKVWVMILVDSTGAVRETRVKKSSGNNALDDAALAAAKTATFIPATADGKPVGVWVAFSIEFVLGDAEKK
- a CDS encoding TetR/AcrR family transcriptional regulator; this encodes MYTMSNENSSNGTGARKRPYTLKARARRWEDIRKRITKAAVHLHETVGPARTTINAIAKHAGVQRATVYNHFPTELELIDACSAHWFAENPPPDQTAWLQIQNPGIRTRCALQDMYEYYDRSRDMLGKVLRDAAVVPAMDEIRRMKWVPQLEGIVDILADGFSAPAKQTVESHLSELVEDNISAADGRHTTEKEIRACLRVVLDFFTWQTLAESGLTSADAATLAARWVEAAGESRPE
- a CDS encoding cupin domain-containing protein, coding for MPPTIIKSADGDSFDFGGLGVHWKIEGAPAEKRFAVVHHPIAPRALAAPLHRHENEDEYSFVIKGRLGALLGDDVVVADTGDWVFKPRHQWHTFWNPGDEPCEIIEIISPSGFENYFREVANAWGDIEAFARINDKYRLGMKFESVPELCQRFGLTFPELQPAT
- a CDS encoding DUF2089 domain-containing protein; its protein translation is MKRDWAYLTSMTGGKSITIRRVAIDGEDIAIDGEFELPPLARLKAEDQVFVAVFVKSHGSIKQMEKQFGISYPTVKSRLNRIAEQLDFVDVETVAEPQNEILDRLDRGEISVEEALNALGKRGENG
- a CDS encoding T9SS type A sorting domain-containing protein; protein product: MPAFWSLISVVSLSCAVFFHGAAVRAQQTWLPVDELPDGEVFALLVDADTLYALIDSSVHYRSHDNPNWQQSSPIPSDTPPSSLIKKGDRLFVGTYGSGVFETSNLGLDWTPRTTGLSGVGAMTVTALAVRHDSLYAGTSGAGVFVMNLNGPFQWATYRTGMPSLAGWDVQTLHEWSGWLFCGSGQNANVYINAPGESTWQEVPFGDFIPTGLAMHAIEGTGFDLIGAASNGIYTSVDTGASWEHYATPFSAAGDGAVVSAAGRTFVLLMHASRGAYIFERTDDSWSLFDHQLVYCYDLAAFGDRLYAARLEGLWCLPLSPTDVGGSPGGELPTGVRLEQNYPNPFNPATTISFSLREASPVRLAVYNVLGQSVRVVLDGIYPAGNYRTVWDGTDDQGRPVAGGVYFYRLVTAHETQSRKMLLVK